The following proteins are co-located in the Takifugu flavidus isolate HTHZ2018 chromosome 16, ASM371156v2, whole genome shotgun sequence genome:
- the cep170ba gene encoding centrosomal protein of 170 kDa protein B isoform X1, with translation MSVTSWFLVSSSGTRHRLPREMIFVGRDDCELMLQSRSVDKQHAVINYDHNADEHMVKDLGSLNGTFVNDLRIPEQTYITLKLSDVIRFGYDAHVYILEKSQHKVPEEALKHEKYTSQLQLSLKALEARAKEKLQFHSSEKTRGPVSNVKLQERTERKAHSLTAATDSPISKPTPLYGQPSWWGEDEDPAKIKQERKFPEAIKDVRYEVNGSLSDSQAKSLLSYHREPSYFEIPTKETLPRLVKKPEPQVDEVPTKDTPNLPECVPSAPTPAMVQSHASFTIEFDDCTPGKMKIKDHITKFSFRQPRKLPLIDSVTTPSEVISAENKVADWLVHSNASMMRRKSPAEDMYSTNSDPSFRKMDNANNYEDGTYSDLGKPAVNGNEFSLSEPEISSYVSSQFARASPPQRFTSSDSEQPLSSTPPESQSRPTHCNTEPHKAFVIEFFDDNSRKKHTNSPTNSASSPEYPGVRVLLEKSRKSTSPPEERKTSNTPPTQRYTIPLKDPAPIDHQRAGSLRREKTEDRISTGFSSRSSSSVPTKPFSSVGRRSKFAQEFIAEFQKQAKQLSSASNERNASSLPTAAKMETVVASHAGRSPSRAPSQPQTSSPIHQPVPLTVPVMPLSAQNVEAKSVHVCPKNEEDDNLSDTGTYTIETDVQDGELEEARSKVDKVFGVCESPEQNHQSEAETSAAFSPVNVESREQHRQSSSGEVRPAAEQGQSLVKVQSADVGLKGAPKWKSCWASLADSYTESGAPSGFVDIPSQMELSGGAQGTCTNKAGQNDSADREGSRSPHVPPHLPPGEKTDIAAPSIHVHYDPHTTFDVEDKSLAGCKSPDSIHRLLVQNDVEPDSLSDASKSEDGSLVDERRRPLSDTEEMKHESKPRLPAQSTSFYIGSEEAISKTDHGGSKSRMAKTEKKHTTKSFSTATLTKPRRSHDTVKVRPNVSAPVLCHGSESREGTSSTLLRQKSFTKEKSGNVKLPSITSQSTQIDSGSESVQGTCKDTRSYLKETEDVLAVLEAKLQAAQSEMTPVADSLSGESDIDTSSTVSQHSNRPRSNTLTKKAPITGFRREKSSASITSQDSVQLPGASERRHSQRVESKNQSESVWRHVELKRSVGKYGSTDLSDDPQSLPCSDQETNTHPPYRKYTVPLQKEDGKTSRVSQVLSRTKSLSAPRPTRASMLRRARLGEASDNEGPETEKPVQEVGSAPSKQPQESKKLSRLDMLAMPRKRTNSFNTPSDTEIGRSTGFSNRSAESAGNSARRASAPGPKPVERPQKPPLNRTPLTRVRSSSAKYASSTASSRRRQKGSDYTSTSDDDEYDSNQSTPKNKRSQPSSALHSPRPQPRPRAQPVVALHPKQASKESEDNKHEGETLHNWSNHSAEIARLSQDLAKDLAILAREIHDVAGDGEPTNIDPAATAEATQEKLVSDIPEAGLNHQRVSAGTTSTCEPVQSSMDHKERSRQQDQSTDEAKVDNLMLNPVSQVIVEIRENTEQLAAKIKTLFQDRMDIWEEIEVKVNSENDVPVVKTSNKEITSILKELMRVQRQLEVINTVMDPRGQPDLSRTSASAASSSRVRLSRSTPSRDFRTVHSTSKRGGGPRPGDSVRRAAVTPDDVRQGYLV, from the exons TCTCGCAGCGTCGACAAACAACACGCCGTCATCAACTATGACCACAACGCAGACGAGCACATGGTGAAGGATCTGGGCAGCTTGAACGGG ACATTTGTCAATGACCTGCGAATCCCGGAGCAGACGTACATCACCCTCAAGCTCTCTGATGTCATTCGATTTGGCTACG ATGCTCATGTTTATATCTTGGAGAAGAGTCAACATAAGGTCCCAGAGGAAGCTCTTAAA CACGAGAAGTACACAAGTCAGTTGCAGCTTAGTCTGAAAGCCCTGGAGGCCAGGGCAAAGGAGAAGCTACAGTTCCACAGTTCAGAGAAGACCAGGGGACCTGTTTCTAATGTTAAACTGCAGGAGAGGACTGAGAGAAAAGCCCACTCTCTCACAG cTGCCACAGATTCTCCAATATCCAAGCCAACTCCTCTCTATGGTCAACCTTCCTGGTGGGGGGAGGATGAAGACCCGGCTAAAAtaaagcaagaaagaaaattCCCAG AGGCCATTAAAGATGTCAGATATGAAGTCAATGGATCTCTATCTGACAGTCAAGCCAAGTCTCTTTTGTCCTACCACCGGGAGCCCAGCTACTTTGAGATCCCTACAAAGGAAACTCTGCCAAGACTGGTCAAAAAACCTGAGCCCCAGGTTGATGAGGTTCCCACAAAGGACACTCCAAACCTCCCCGAGTGTGTCCCTTCTGCTCCTACACCTGCCATGGTCCAAAGCCATGCCTCCTTCACTATTGAATTTGATGATTGCACTCCAGGTAAAATGAAGATCAAGGACCACATAACTAAGTTTTCCTTCCGCCAGCCACGCAAGCTCCCTTTGATAGATTCCGTCACAACACCCAGTGAGGTGATATCGGCAGAAAATAAGGTTGCTGACTGGCTGGTCCACAGCAATGCTAGTATGATGAGGAGGAAGTCACCTGCTGAAGACATGTACAGCACAAACAGTGACCCATCTTTCCGGAAAATGGATAATG CAAATAACTATGAGGATGGCACCTACAGTGATTTGGGGAAGCCTGCAGTCAATGGAAATGAGTTTTCCTTATCAGAACCTGAAATTTCTTCCTACGTGTCGTCACAATTTGCGAGAGCTTCCCCGCCACAACGCTTCACCTCCTCTGACTCGGAGCAGCCCCTGTCATCCACTCCTCCAGAGTCTCAGTCCCGACCAACTCACTGCAACACTGAGCCACACAAGGCCTTTGTCATTGAATTTTTTGATGATAATTCAAGAAAAAAGCATACCAACTCGCCAACCAATAGCGCATCTTCGCCTGAGTATCCTGGCGTCAGGGTCCTGTTGGAAAAATCAAGAAAGAGCACGAGCCCACCGGAAGAGAGAAAGacctccaacacccccccgACCCAACGGTACACCATCCCTCTGAAGGATCCAGCTCCCATCGACCATCAGAGAGCTGGCTCACTTCGAAGAGAGAAGACTGAGGACCGGATCAGTACCGGTTTCTCTTCTCGTTCTTCATCATCTGTGCCTACAAAACCTTTCAGTAGCGTGGGCCGGAGATCCAAATTTGCCCAGGAATTTATTGCTGAGTTCCAAAAACAAGCAAAGCAGCTCTCTTCCGCCAGCAACGAGAGAAATGCATCCAGCCTCCCTACTGCAGCGAAAATGGAGACGGTGGTAGCATCCCACGCTGGCCGCTCTCCGTCTAGGGCTCCCTCTCAACCACAGACTTCCTCTCCTATCCACCAGCCTGTTCCCCTTACGGTCCCGGTGATGCCCCTCTCAGCTCAGAACGTCGAAGCGAAGAGTGTGCACGTCTGTCCTAAAAATGAGGAGGATGACAATCTGAGCGACACGGGAACCTACACCATTGAAACTGATGTTCAAGATGGAGAGCTAGAAGAGGCACGGAGCAAAGTTGACAAG GTGTTTGGTGTTTGTGAGAGCCCAGAACAAAACCACCAGAGTgaagcagaaacatctgcagcgtTTAGCCCTGTTAATGTTGAGAGCAGGGAGCAGCATAGGCAGTCTAGCAGTGGGGAGGTGAGGCCAGCTGCAGAACAGGGACAGAGTCTGGTAAAG GTTCAGTCAGCAGATGTAGGCCTAAAGGGTGCTCCTAAATGGAAGTCTTGCTGGGCCAGTTTGGCAGACAGCTATACAGAATCTGGTGCCCCATCTGGCTTCGTTGACATACCTTCCCAGATGGAGCTGTCCGGAGGGG cACAGGGAACGTGCACAAACAAGGCCGGTCAAAACGACAGTGCAGACCGCGAGGGTTCAAGATCTCCACATGTTCCGCCTCATCTACCACCAGGGGAGAAGACTGACATTGCAGCTCCCAGCATTCATGTTCATTATGACCCGCATACAACATTTGATGTAGAAGACAAAAGCTTGGCAGGCTGCAAGTCTCCGGACAGCATTCACAGGTTATTGGTGCAGAATGATGTGGAGCCAGACAGCCTGAGCGATGCCAGCAAGTCTGAGGACGGTTCCCTTGTAGACGAAAGGAGGAGGCCACTGTCAGACACAGAAGAGATGAAACACGAGAGCAAACCCAGACTCCCAGCTCAGTCTACTTCATTCTACATTGGGTCAGAGGAGGCTATTTCCAAAACCGACCACGGAGGATCAAAATCACGTATGGCTaagactgaaaaaaaacacacaacaaaatcTTTCTCTACAGCTACTCTGACCAAGCCGAGAAGAAGCCACGACACTGTAAAAGTCAGGCCCAATGTTTCGGCTCCTGTTCTATGCCATGGTTCAGAATCCAGAGAGGGCACATCATCTACATTACTGAGACAGAAAAGCTTCACCAAGGAGAAGTCAGGTAATGTCAAGCTGCCCAGCATAACCAGCCAGTCTACCCAGATAGACTCGGGGTCTGAATCAGTGCAGGGAACCTGCAAGGACACACGCTCTTACTTAAAAGAGACAGAGGATGTTCTTGCTGTTCTGGAGGCGAAACTCCAGGCTGCACAGTCGGAGATGACCCCTGTAGCAGACTCCTTATCAGGAGAGTCCGACATAGATACCTCCAGCACTGTCAGCCAGCACAGCAACAGACCCAGGTCTAACACGCTGACTAAAAAGGCTCCTATAACTGGCTTCCGAAGGGAAAAGTCTTCAGCCAGTATTACCAGTCAGGACTCAGTCCAGCTGCCTGGTGCGTCAGAGAGGCGACACTCTCAGCGTGTAGAAAGCAAAAACCAGTCTGAGTCCGTCTGGAGACATGTGGAACTCAAACGCAGCGTTGGAAAATATGGCTCCACAGACCTGAGTGATGATCCTCAGAGTTTACCTTGCTCTGATCAGGAGACTAACACCCACCCACCCTACAGAAAATACACTGTGCCCCTTCAGAAGGAGGATGGCAAAACCTCCAGAGTGTCCCAGGTTTTGTCTCGCACAAAGAGCTTGTCAGCCCCGAGGCCCACCCGAGCGTCCATGCTTCGTAGGGCCCGTTTGGGAGAGGCCTCGGACAACGAGGGCCCAGAGACAGAGAAGCCGGTGCAGGAGGTGGGCAGCGCCCCATCTAAGCAACCGCAGGAATCCAAGAAACTCTCCAGGCTGGACATGCTGGCGATGCCTCGTAAGCGCACCAACTCCTTCAACACCCCCAGTGACACCGAGATAGGCAGGAGCACAGGATTCTCCAACCGCAGCGCCGAGTCTGCTGGCAACTCGGCCCGACGGGCCTCTGCTCCAGGACCAAAGCCTGTCGAAAGGCCACAGAAACCCCCCCTCAACAGGACACCACTCACTCGTGTACGCTCAAGCAGTGCCAAATATGCCAGCAGCACTGCCA GCTCTAGGAGACGACAGAAAGGCTCCGATTATACCTCTACCTCAGACGATGACGAGTATGACTCGAACCAGAGCACTCCTAAAAACAAACGCTCCCAACCTTCCTCAGCTCTCCACAGCCCGCGGCCTCAGCCTCGACCCAGAGCTCAGCCCGTGGTCGCCCTCCATCCAAAACAGGCCAGCAAAGAATCGGAGGACAACAAACATGAAGGAGAAACTCTCCACAACTGGTCCAACCACAGTGCTGAGATTGCACG CTTGAGTCAAGACTTGGCTAAAGACCTCGCCATCTTAGCCAGAGAGATCCACGATGTGGCAGGAGATGGTGAGCCCACAAACATCGATCCAGCTGCCACGGCTGAGGCCACTCAGGAAAAG CTGGTCAGCGATATCCCAGAGGCTGGCTTAAACCACCAGAGGGTCTCCGCAGGGACTACATCGACGTGCGAACctgtgcagagcagcatggaTCACAAGGAAAGGAGCAGGCAGCAAGATCAGAGCACAGATGAG gCCAAGGTGGATAATCTGATGTTGAATCCAGTGTCTCAAGTCATTGTAGAAATCAGAGAAAACACGGAGCAACTTGCAGCCAAAATAAA GACACTGTTCCAGGACAGAATGGACATCTGGGAGGAGATTGAAGTCAAGGTGAATTCTGAAAATGACGTTCCCGTCGTCAAAACCTCCAATAAG GAAATCACATCTAttctgaaggaactcatgagaGTTCAAAGGCAACTTGAAG TCATTAACACGGTCATGGACCCCCGCGGGCAGCCCGATTTGTCCAGGAcctcagcttctgctgcatcCTCATCCCGCGTCCGACTCTCCAGATCCACCCCCTCTCGAGACTTCCGAACGGTCCACTCGACCTCTAAACGCGGCGGCGGCCCGAGGCCCGGTGACAGCGTCAGGAGAGCAGCCGTGACACCAGATGATGTCAGACAGGGATATTTGGTCTGA
- the cep170ba gene encoding centrosomal protein of 170 kDa protein B isoform X3, whose product MSVTSWFLVSSSGTRHRLPREMIFVGRDDCELMLQSRSVDKQHAVINYDHNADEHMVKDLGSLNGTFVNDLRIPEQTYITLKLSDVIRFGYDAHVYILEKSQHKVPEEALKHEKYTSQLQLSLKALEARAKEKLQFHSSEKTRGPVSNVKLQERTERKAHSLTAATDSPISKPTPLYGQPSWWGEDEDPAKIKQERKFPEAIKDVRYEVNGSLSDSQAKSLLSYHREPSYFEIPTKETLPRLVKKPEPQVDEVPTKDTPNLPECVPSAPTPAMVQSHASFTIEFDDCTPGKMKIKDHITKFSFRQPRKLPLIDSVTTPSEVISAENKVADWLVHSNASMMRRKSPAEDMYSTNSDPSFRKMDNANNYEDGTYSDLGKPAVNGNEFSLSEPEISSYVSSQFARASPPQRFTSSDSEQPLSSTPPESQSRPTHCNTEPHKAFVIEFFDDNSRKKHTNSPTNSASSPEYPGVRVLLEKSRKSTSPPEERKTSNTPPTQRYTIPLKDPAPIDHQRAGSLRREKTEDRISTGFSSRSSSSVPTKPFSSVGRRSKFAQEFIAEFQKQAKQLSSASNERNASSLPTAAKMETVVASHAGRSPSRAPSQPQTSSPIHQPVPLTVPVMPLSAQNVEAKSVHVCPKNEEDDNLSDTGTYTIETDVQDGELEEARSKVDKVFGVCESPEQNHQSEAETSAAFSPVNVESREQHRQSSSGEVRPAAEQGQSLVKVQSADVGLKGAPKWKSCWASLADSYTESGAPSGFVDIPSQMELSGGAQGTCTNKAGQNDSADREGSRSPHVPPHLPPGEKTDIAAPSIHVHYDPHTTFDVEDKSLAGCKSPDSIHRLLVQNDVEPDSLSDASKSEDGSLVDERRRPLSDTEEMKHESKPRLPAQSTSFYIGSEEAISKTDHGGSKSRMAKTEKKHTTKSFSTATLTKPRRSHDTVKVRPNVSAPVLCHGSESREGTSSTLLRQKSFTKEKSGNVKLPSITSQSTQIDSGSESVQGTCKDTRSYLKETEDVLAVLEAKLQAAQSEMTPVADSLSGESDIDTSSTVSQHSNRPRSNTLTKKAPITGFRREKSSASITSQDSVQLPGASERRHSQRVESKNQSESVWRHVELKRSVGKYGSTDLSDDPQSLPCSDQETNTHPPYRKYTVPLQKEDGKTSRVSQVLSRTKSLSAPRPTRASMLRRARLGEASDNEGPETEKPVQEVGSAPSKQPQESKKLSRLDMLAMPRKRTNSFNTPSDTEIGRSTGFSNRSAESAGNSARRASAPGPKPVERPQKPPLNRTPLTRVRSSSAKYASSTATLHSPRPQPRPRAQPVVALHPKQASKESEDNKHEGETLHNWSNHSAEIARLSQDLAKDLAILAREIHDVAGDGEPTNIDPAATAEATQEKLVSDIPEAGLNHQRVSAGTTSTCEPVQSSMDHKERSRQQDQSTDEAKVDNLMLNPVSQVIVEIRENTEQLAAKIKTLFQDRMDIWEEIEVKVNSENDVPVVKTSNKEITSILKELMRVQRQLEVINTVMDPRGQPDLSRTSASAASSSRVRLSRSTPSRDFRTVHSTSKRGGGPRPGDSVRRAAVTPDDVRQGYLV is encoded by the exons TCTCGCAGCGTCGACAAACAACACGCCGTCATCAACTATGACCACAACGCAGACGAGCACATGGTGAAGGATCTGGGCAGCTTGAACGGG ACATTTGTCAATGACCTGCGAATCCCGGAGCAGACGTACATCACCCTCAAGCTCTCTGATGTCATTCGATTTGGCTACG ATGCTCATGTTTATATCTTGGAGAAGAGTCAACATAAGGTCCCAGAGGAAGCTCTTAAA CACGAGAAGTACACAAGTCAGTTGCAGCTTAGTCTGAAAGCCCTGGAGGCCAGGGCAAAGGAGAAGCTACAGTTCCACAGTTCAGAGAAGACCAGGGGACCTGTTTCTAATGTTAAACTGCAGGAGAGGACTGAGAGAAAAGCCCACTCTCTCACAG cTGCCACAGATTCTCCAATATCCAAGCCAACTCCTCTCTATGGTCAACCTTCCTGGTGGGGGGAGGATGAAGACCCGGCTAAAAtaaagcaagaaagaaaattCCCAG AGGCCATTAAAGATGTCAGATATGAAGTCAATGGATCTCTATCTGACAGTCAAGCCAAGTCTCTTTTGTCCTACCACCGGGAGCCCAGCTACTTTGAGATCCCTACAAAGGAAACTCTGCCAAGACTGGTCAAAAAACCTGAGCCCCAGGTTGATGAGGTTCCCACAAAGGACACTCCAAACCTCCCCGAGTGTGTCCCTTCTGCTCCTACACCTGCCATGGTCCAAAGCCATGCCTCCTTCACTATTGAATTTGATGATTGCACTCCAGGTAAAATGAAGATCAAGGACCACATAACTAAGTTTTCCTTCCGCCAGCCACGCAAGCTCCCTTTGATAGATTCCGTCACAACACCCAGTGAGGTGATATCGGCAGAAAATAAGGTTGCTGACTGGCTGGTCCACAGCAATGCTAGTATGATGAGGAGGAAGTCACCTGCTGAAGACATGTACAGCACAAACAGTGACCCATCTTTCCGGAAAATGGATAATG CAAATAACTATGAGGATGGCACCTACAGTGATTTGGGGAAGCCTGCAGTCAATGGAAATGAGTTTTCCTTATCAGAACCTGAAATTTCTTCCTACGTGTCGTCACAATTTGCGAGAGCTTCCCCGCCACAACGCTTCACCTCCTCTGACTCGGAGCAGCCCCTGTCATCCACTCCTCCAGAGTCTCAGTCCCGACCAACTCACTGCAACACTGAGCCACACAAGGCCTTTGTCATTGAATTTTTTGATGATAATTCAAGAAAAAAGCATACCAACTCGCCAACCAATAGCGCATCTTCGCCTGAGTATCCTGGCGTCAGGGTCCTGTTGGAAAAATCAAGAAAGAGCACGAGCCCACCGGAAGAGAGAAAGacctccaacacccccccgACCCAACGGTACACCATCCCTCTGAAGGATCCAGCTCCCATCGACCATCAGAGAGCTGGCTCACTTCGAAGAGAGAAGACTGAGGACCGGATCAGTACCGGTTTCTCTTCTCGTTCTTCATCATCTGTGCCTACAAAACCTTTCAGTAGCGTGGGCCGGAGATCCAAATTTGCCCAGGAATTTATTGCTGAGTTCCAAAAACAAGCAAAGCAGCTCTCTTCCGCCAGCAACGAGAGAAATGCATCCAGCCTCCCTACTGCAGCGAAAATGGAGACGGTGGTAGCATCCCACGCTGGCCGCTCTCCGTCTAGGGCTCCCTCTCAACCACAGACTTCCTCTCCTATCCACCAGCCTGTTCCCCTTACGGTCCCGGTGATGCCCCTCTCAGCTCAGAACGTCGAAGCGAAGAGTGTGCACGTCTGTCCTAAAAATGAGGAGGATGACAATCTGAGCGACACGGGAACCTACACCATTGAAACTGATGTTCAAGATGGAGAGCTAGAAGAGGCACGGAGCAAAGTTGACAAG GTGTTTGGTGTTTGTGAGAGCCCAGAACAAAACCACCAGAGTgaagcagaaacatctgcagcgtTTAGCCCTGTTAATGTTGAGAGCAGGGAGCAGCATAGGCAGTCTAGCAGTGGGGAGGTGAGGCCAGCTGCAGAACAGGGACAGAGTCTGGTAAAG GTTCAGTCAGCAGATGTAGGCCTAAAGGGTGCTCCTAAATGGAAGTCTTGCTGGGCCAGTTTGGCAGACAGCTATACAGAATCTGGTGCCCCATCTGGCTTCGTTGACATACCTTCCCAGATGGAGCTGTCCGGAGGGG cACAGGGAACGTGCACAAACAAGGCCGGTCAAAACGACAGTGCAGACCGCGAGGGTTCAAGATCTCCACATGTTCCGCCTCATCTACCACCAGGGGAGAAGACTGACATTGCAGCTCCCAGCATTCATGTTCATTATGACCCGCATACAACATTTGATGTAGAAGACAAAAGCTTGGCAGGCTGCAAGTCTCCGGACAGCATTCACAGGTTATTGGTGCAGAATGATGTGGAGCCAGACAGCCTGAGCGATGCCAGCAAGTCTGAGGACGGTTCCCTTGTAGACGAAAGGAGGAGGCCACTGTCAGACACAGAAGAGATGAAACACGAGAGCAAACCCAGACTCCCAGCTCAGTCTACTTCATTCTACATTGGGTCAGAGGAGGCTATTTCCAAAACCGACCACGGAGGATCAAAATCACGTATGGCTaagactgaaaaaaaacacacaacaaaatcTTTCTCTACAGCTACTCTGACCAAGCCGAGAAGAAGCCACGACACTGTAAAAGTCAGGCCCAATGTTTCGGCTCCTGTTCTATGCCATGGTTCAGAATCCAGAGAGGGCACATCATCTACATTACTGAGACAGAAAAGCTTCACCAAGGAGAAGTCAGGTAATGTCAAGCTGCCCAGCATAACCAGCCAGTCTACCCAGATAGACTCGGGGTCTGAATCAGTGCAGGGAACCTGCAAGGACACACGCTCTTACTTAAAAGAGACAGAGGATGTTCTTGCTGTTCTGGAGGCGAAACTCCAGGCTGCACAGTCGGAGATGACCCCTGTAGCAGACTCCTTATCAGGAGAGTCCGACATAGATACCTCCAGCACTGTCAGCCAGCACAGCAACAGACCCAGGTCTAACACGCTGACTAAAAAGGCTCCTATAACTGGCTTCCGAAGGGAAAAGTCTTCAGCCAGTATTACCAGTCAGGACTCAGTCCAGCTGCCTGGTGCGTCAGAGAGGCGACACTCTCAGCGTGTAGAAAGCAAAAACCAGTCTGAGTCCGTCTGGAGACATGTGGAACTCAAACGCAGCGTTGGAAAATATGGCTCCACAGACCTGAGTGATGATCCTCAGAGTTTACCTTGCTCTGATCAGGAGACTAACACCCACCCACCCTACAGAAAATACACTGTGCCCCTTCAGAAGGAGGATGGCAAAACCTCCAGAGTGTCCCAGGTTTTGTCTCGCACAAAGAGCTTGTCAGCCCCGAGGCCCACCCGAGCGTCCATGCTTCGTAGGGCCCGTTTGGGAGAGGCCTCGGACAACGAGGGCCCAGAGACAGAGAAGCCGGTGCAGGAGGTGGGCAGCGCCCCATCTAAGCAACCGCAGGAATCCAAGAAACTCTCCAGGCTGGACATGCTGGCGATGCCTCGTAAGCGCACCAACTCCTTCAACACCCCCAGTGACACCGAGATAGGCAGGAGCACAGGATTCTCCAACCGCAGCGCCGAGTCTGCTGGCAACTCGGCCCGACGGGCCTCTGCTCCAGGACCAAAGCCTGTCGAAAGGCCACAGAAACCCCCCCTCAACAGGACACCACTCACTCGTGTACGCTCAAGCAGTGCCAAATATGCCAGCAGCACTGCCA CTCTCCACAGCCCGCGGCCTCAGCCTCGACCCAGAGCTCAGCCCGTGGTCGCCCTCCATCCAAAACAGGCCAGCAAAGAATCGGAGGACAACAAACATGAAGGAGAAACTCTCCACAACTGGTCCAACCACAGTGCTGAGATTGCACG CTTGAGTCAAGACTTGGCTAAAGACCTCGCCATCTTAGCCAGAGAGATCCACGATGTGGCAGGAGATGGTGAGCCCACAAACATCGATCCAGCTGCCACGGCTGAGGCCACTCAGGAAAAG CTGGTCAGCGATATCCCAGAGGCTGGCTTAAACCACCAGAGGGTCTCCGCAGGGACTACATCGACGTGCGAACctgtgcagagcagcatggaTCACAAGGAAAGGAGCAGGCAGCAAGATCAGAGCACAGATGAG gCCAAGGTGGATAATCTGATGTTGAATCCAGTGTCTCAAGTCATTGTAGAAATCAGAGAAAACACGGAGCAACTTGCAGCCAAAATAAA GACACTGTTCCAGGACAGAATGGACATCTGGGAGGAGATTGAAGTCAAGGTGAATTCTGAAAATGACGTTCCCGTCGTCAAAACCTCCAATAAG GAAATCACATCTAttctgaaggaactcatgagaGTTCAAAGGCAACTTGAAG TCATTAACACGGTCATGGACCCCCGCGGGCAGCCCGATTTGTCCAGGAcctcagcttctgctgcatcCTCATCCCGCGTCCGACTCTCCAGATCCACCCCCTCTCGAGACTTCCGAACGGTCCACTCGACCTCTAAACGCGGCGGCGGCCCGAGGCCCGGTGACAGCGTCAGGAGAGCAGCCGTGACACCAGATGATGTCAGACAGGGATATTTGGTCTGA